One window from the genome of Sphaerotilus microaerophilus encodes:
- a CDS encoding UvrD-helicase domain-containing protein — MTHPASPTEHRLLAHLNPEQLAAVTLPAEPALILAGAGSGKTRVLTTRIAWLLSTGQVSPGGLMAVTFTNKAAKEMITRLGAMLPFNVRGMWIGTFHGLCNRFLRAHWKLANLPQSFQILDSGDQLSAVKRIIKAMNLDEERFVPKQVTWFIAGSKEDGLRPKDIEIRDGQTQKLAEIYQAYEDQCQREGVVDFGELMLRTYELMRDHAALREHYQQRFRHILVDEFQDTNKLQYLWLKIFAGHGTDSPSAVLAVGDDDQSIYAFRGAQVGNMADFEREFRVRHLVKLERNYRSFGHILDAANALISHNSRRLGKELRTEAGPGEPIRVYEATSDFADAQWLVEEAQQLHRAGTARSEIAVLYRSNAQSRVIESALFNAGVPYRVYGGLRFFERAEIKHALAYLRLVENPNDDTSFLRVVNFPARGIGARSVEQLQDAARSSARSLYQSVGAVGGAAGSKLGGFAKLVDGLREATRGLTLREIIEQMLETSGLVTFYRTEKEGQDRIENLEELVNAAEAFVTQEGFGKDAVALPVDETAPGTIAAARPGEPEAPAPVDLQPDAETGEIMSPLAAFLTHASLEAGDNQAQAGQDAIQLMTVHAAKGLEFDCVFITGLEEGLFPHENAVTSVNSSGADGLEEERRLMYVAITRARQRLYLSFCQTRMLHGQTRYNVKSRFLEELPEGGLKWITPRQQGFGSGYAQQYQQAWQRGSGLSGVVGAGRNSGWQPPAAPPPAWAAPVPAAMSQSAAKSAGHGLRSGQSVFHNKFGEGVILTLEGKGEDARAQINFGRHGTKWLALAVAKLTPIE, encoded by the coding sequence ATGACGCACCCTGCCAGCCCGACCGAACACCGCCTGCTCGCCCACCTGAACCCGGAGCAGCTGGCCGCGGTGACCCTGCCGGCCGAGCCGGCGCTGATCCTGGCCGGCGCGGGCTCGGGCAAGACCCGGGTGCTGACCACCCGCATCGCCTGGCTGCTCTCCACCGGCCAGGTCAGCCCGGGTGGGCTGATGGCGGTGACCTTCACCAACAAGGCCGCCAAGGAAATGATCACGCGCCTGGGCGCGATGCTGCCCTTCAACGTGCGGGGCATGTGGATCGGCACCTTCCACGGCCTGTGCAATCGCTTCCTGCGCGCGCACTGGAAGCTCGCGAACCTGCCGCAGAGCTTCCAGATCCTCGACAGCGGCGACCAGCTCAGCGCCGTCAAGCGCATCATCAAGGCGATGAACCTGGACGAGGAGCGCTTCGTGCCCAAGCAGGTGACCTGGTTCATCGCCGGCAGCAAGGAAGACGGCCTGCGCCCGAAGGACATCGAGATCCGCGACGGCCAGACGCAGAAGCTGGCCGAGATCTACCAGGCCTACGAGGACCAGTGCCAGCGTGAGGGCGTGGTGGACTTCGGCGAGCTGATGCTGCGCACCTACGAGCTCATGCGCGACCACGCCGCCCTGCGTGAGCACTACCAGCAGCGCTTCCGCCACATCCTGGTTGACGAGTTCCAGGACACCAACAAGCTGCAGTACCTCTGGCTGAAGATCTTTGCCGGCCACGGCACGGACTCACCGAGCGCGGTGCTGGCGGTGGGCGACGACGACCAGAGCATCTACGCCTTCCGCGGTGCGCAGGTGGGCAACATGGCGGACTTCGAGCGCGAGTTCCGCGTGCGCCACCTCGTCAAGCTGGAGCGCAACTACCGCAGCTTCGGCCACATCCTGGACGCCGCCAACGCGCTGATCAGCCACAACAGCCGCCGCCTGGGCAAGGAGCTGCGCACCGAGGCGGGGCCGGGGGAGCCCATCCGCGTCTACGAGGCCACCAGCGACTTTGCCGACGCGCAGTGGCTGGTGGAAGAAGCCCAGCAGCTGCACCGCGCCGGCACCGCGCGCTCGGAGATCGCGGTGCTCTACCGCAGCAACGCGCAGTCGCGCGTGATCGAGTCGGCGCTGTTCAACGCCGGCGTGCCGTATCGTGTCTACGGCGGCCTGCGCTTCTTTGAGCGCGCCGAAATCAAGCACGCGCTGGCCTACCTGCGCCTGGTCGAGAACCCCAACGACGACACCAGCTTCCTGCGGGTGGTGAACTTCCCGGCGCGTGGCATCGGGGCGCGCTCGGTCGAGCAGTTGCAGGATGCCGCGCGCAGCAGCGCCCGCAGCCTGTACCAGAGTGTCGGCGCCGTGGGCGGCGCGGCCGGCAGCAAGCTGGGCGGCTTCGCCAAGCTGGTGGACGGCCTGCGTGAGGCCACCCGCGGGCTGACGCTGCGCGAGATCATCGAGCAGATGCTGGAGACCAGCGGGCTCGTCACCTTCTACCGCACCGAGAAGGAAGGCCAGGACCGCATCGAGAACCTGGAGGAACTGGTCAACGCGGCCGAGGCCTTCGTGACGCAGGAAGGCTTCGGCAAGGACGCGGTGGCGCTGCCGGTGGACGAGACCGCGCCGGGCACCATCGCCGCCGCGCGGCCGGGCGAGCCCGAGGCGCCCGCGCCGGTGGACCTGCAGCCCGACGCCGAGACCGGCGAGATCATGTCGCCGCTGGCGGCCTTCCTGACCCATGCCTCGCTGGAGGCCGGCGACAACCAGGCCCAGGCCGGCCAGGACGCCATCCAGCTGATGACGGTGCATGCCGCGAAGGGCCTGGAGTTCGACTGCGTGTTCATCACCGGGCTGGAAGAAGGCCTGTTCCCGCACGAGAACGCGGTCACCTCCGTCAACAGCAGCGGCGCCGACGGGCTGGAGGAGGAGCGCCGGCTGATGTACGTGGCGATCACCCGCGCCCGCCAGCGGCTCTACCTGAGCTTCTGCCAGACCCGCATGCTGCACGGGCAGACGCGCTACAACGTCAAGAGCCGCTTCCTGGAAGAGCTGCCCGAGGGCGGGCTGAAGTGGATCACGCCGCGCCAGCAGGGCTTTGGCTCCGGCTACGCGCAGCAATACCAGCAGGCCTGGCAGCGCGGCAGCGGGCTGTCGGGCGTGGTGGGCGCGGGCCGCAACTCAGGGTGGCAACCGCCGGCCGCCCCACCGCCGGCCTGGGCTGCGCCGGTGCCGGCTGCGATGTCCCAATCCGCCGCCAAGTCTGCCGGCCACGGCCTGCGCAGCGGGCAGAGCGTGTTCCACAACAAGTTCGGCGAGGGCGTGATCCTCACGCTCGAAGGCAAGGGCGAGGACGCGCGGGCGCAGATCAACTTCGGCCGCCACGGCACGAAGTGGCTCGCACTGGCGGTGGCCAAGCTCACGCCGATCGAGTGA
- a CDS encoding class I SAM-dependent methyltransferase, with amino-acid sequence MTTSPGTTGPSCRFCGSPLRHTFVDLGMSPLCQTHIAAHQLNDMEPFFPLHAQVCEHCFLVQLQEFVAPEHIFSEYAYFSSYSSSWVEHCRRYAHMAIERFGLGAAHKVMEIASNDGYLLQHFVAAGIPVLGVEPAANVAKVAIERGVPTTVQFLGESTGTAIAAEHGQADLIAGNNVLAHVPDINDFVKGMRALLAPTGVITMEFPHLQRLIEGNQFDTIYHEHFSYLSFSTVEQIFAAHGLVLFDVEELPTHGGSLRIYARHAANEAQAVHPIRQSVQDLRERELALGYRSLARYTGFGEQVKATKRALLTFLIEARNAGKTVVGYGAPGKGNTLLNYCGIRSDFLDFTTDANPYKQGKYTPGTHIPILPPAAIREARPDYVLILPWNLKNEIAAEASYIREWGARFVVPIPTVQVLD; translated from the coding sequence ATGACGACCTCCCCAGGCACCACCGGCCCGAGCTGCCGCTTTTGCGGCAGCCCGCTGCGCCACACCTTCGTCGACCTCGGCATGAGCCCGCTGTGCCAGACGCACATCGCGGCCCATCAGCTCAACGACATGGAGCCCTTCTTCCCGCTGCATGCCCAGGTCTGCGAGCACTGTTTCCTGGTGCAGCTGCAGGAGTTCGTCGCGCCGGAGCACATCTTCAGCGAGTACGCCTACTTCAGCTCCTACTCGTCGAGCTGGGTGGAGCACTGCCGGCGCTATGCGCACATGGCCATCGAGCGCTTCGGCCTGGGCGCTGCGCACAAGGTGATGGAGATCGCCAGCAACGACGGCTACCTGCTGCAGCACTTCGTGGCCGCCGGCATCCCGGTGCTGGGCGTGGAGCCCGCAGCCAACGTGGCCAAGGTCGCCATCGAGCGCGGCGTGCCCACCACGGTGCAGTTCCTCGGCGAGTCCACGGGCACAGCCATCGCCGCCGAACATGGCCAGGCCGACCTGATCGCCGGCAACAACGTGCTGGCGCACGTGCCGGACATCAACGACTTCGTGAAGGGCATGCGCGCCCTGCTGGCCCCCACGGGTGTCATCACGATGGAGTTCCCGCACCTGCAGCGGCTCATCGAGGGCAACCAGTTCGACACGATCTACCACGAGCACTTCAGCTACCTGTCGTTCTCGACCGTCGAGCAGATTTTCGCGGCCCACGGCCTGGTGCTCTTCGATGTGGAAGAACTGCCCACGCACGGCGGCTCGCTGCGCATCTACGCCCGCCATGCGGCGAACGAGGCGCAGGCGGTGCACCCGATCCGCCAGAGCGTGCAGGACCTGCGCGAGCGCGAGCTGGCGCTGGGCTACCGCAGCCTGGCGCGCTACACCGGCTTCGGCGAACAGGTGAAGGCCACCAAGCGCGCGCTGCTCACCTTCCTGATCGAGGCCCGGAACGCCGGCAAGACGGTGGTGGGCTACGGCGCCCCCGGCAAGGGCAACACCCTGCTGAACTACTGCGGCATCCGCAGCGACTTCCTGGACTTCACCACCGACGCCAACCCCTACAAGCAGGGCAAGTACACGCCGGGCACGCACATCCCGATCCTGCCACCCGCCGCCATCCGCGAGGCCAGGCCGGACTACGTGCTGATCCTGCCCTGGAACCTGAAGAACGAGATCGCGGCCGAGGCGAGCTACATCCGCGAGTGGGGCGCTCGCTTCGTGGTGCCGATCCCGACCGTTCAGGTCCTGGACTGA
- a CDS encoding glycosyltransferase family 2 protein encodes MSRVSIVVLNYNYARFVGLAIESALRQTHGDVEVIVVDNGSTDASPEVIRTYESRVRLVRQPVNIGQGQGYNLGFEAATGEWIVWLDADDLLDDDCIATCLSLADERTAKVQFPMRHINGEGASMGTVTPSVRHFGDVRPIIRRFGHYAGPPGSGNLYRRSAVAPYFPVCPTEWPICTDTVPFVTAPFHGDVVDTQRPLGSYRLHRKAASNAPGYRGNFSLSMASEVSLNYGARDKTLAMLREKSGIDVPGPFLTLPSHVRHRIISWRWAPQAHPFPKDSATQLWRLMRDSLRACPGYSALDRTLMLGWASAVLFLPAPLAHRVMEVQHATPFWELLTHKARRQTA; translated from the coding sequence ATGAGTCGTGTTTCGATCGTCGTCCTCAACTACAACTACGCCCGCTTCGTCGGCCTGGCGATTGAATCGGCCCTGCGCCAGACCCACGGGGACGTCGAGGTCATCGTGGTCGACAACGGCTCGACCGATGCCTCGCCCGAGGTCATCCGCACGTACGAGTCGCGCGTGCGCCTGGTGCGCCAGCCCGTCAACATCGGCCAGGGCCAGGGCTACAACCTGGGCTTCGAGGCCGCCACGGGCGAATGGATCGTCTGGCTGGATGCCGACGACCTGCTCGACGACGACTGCATCGCCACCTGCCTGAGCCTGGCCGACGAGCGCACGGCCAAGGTGCAGTTCCCGATGCGCCACATCAACGGCGAGGGCGCCAGCATGGGTACGGTCACACCGTCCGTGCGGCACTTCGGCGACGTGCGCCCCATCATCCGCCGCTTCGGCCACTACGCCGGCCCGCCGGGCAGCGGCAACCTGTACCGGCGTTCGGCCGTGGCCCCCTACTTCCCGGTTTGCCCCACCGAGTGGCCGATCTGCACCGACACGGTCCCCTTCGTCACCGCGCCCTTCCATGGCGACGTGGTTGATACCCAACGCCCGCTGGGCTCGTACCGCCTGCACCGCAAGGCCGCCAGCAACGCACCGGGCTACCGGGGCAACTTCAGCCTCAGCATGGCCTCGGAGGTCAGCCTCAACTACGGCGCACGCGACAAGACGCTCGCCATGCTGCGGGAGAAGTCCGGCATCGACGTGCCCGGCCCCTTCCTGACGCTGCCCTCGCACGTGCGCCACCGCATCATTTCCTGGCGCTGGGCGCCGCAGGCCCACCCCTTTCCGAAGGACAGCGCCACGCAGCTCTGGCGCCTGATGCGCGACTCGCTGCGCGCCTGCCCCGGCTACAGCGCGCTCGACCGCACGCTGATGCTCGGCTGGGCCTCCGCCGTGCTCTTCCTGCCGGCGCCACTGGCCCACCGGGTGATGGAAGTGCAGCACGCCACCCCGTTCTGGGAGCTGCTGACCCACAAGGCCCGGCGCCAGACCGCCTGA